Genomic DNA from Oryzomonas sagensis:
ATTCATCAAGCTTGAGGGGAATTCAAAGATTCTCGTGCCGCTCCTGATCGAGGGAAAATCACTGGGGTCGCTGATATTATGCGCGCGTGGCGAGGGAAGATATAACGCCAAACATGTAGGGCTCCTGGCGACGGTCGCCACCCCCTTTGCCATCGCCCTGGCCAATGCCTTGTCGTACGAAAAGCTTTTGAAATATCGGGATCGCCTTATCGACGACAACCACTTTCTGAACAAGGAACTCTCCACACGAGCCGGCGGCCAAATAATCGGAGAGGATTCGGGGTTGAAAAACGTCCTGGATATGGTCCAGCACGTGGCGCCGCTCAACAACACAGTATTGCTTCTGGGGGAAACGGGGACCGGCAAGGAAGTGATCGCCAACGCAATTCATTTTGCCTCGCCGCGCAAAAACGGACCATTCATCAAGGTCAACTGCGGGGCGATCCCGGGGAGCCTTATCGACAGCGAACTGTTCGGCCACGAAAAGGGGGCATTTACCGGAGCGGTCGATGAAAGGCGCGGACGCTTCGAACGCGCCGACGGCGGGACCATCTTTCTGGATGAAATCGCGGAATTGCCGCCCCCTGCCCAAGTGCGCCTGCTTCGCGTCCTCCAGAATCGCGAAATCGAACGGGTCGGGGGCAACAAATCAATCCCCGTCGATATCCGCGTGATCGCCGCAACCCACCGCAACCTGGGAAACATGGTTTCGGAAAACAGATTCAGGGAGGATCTCTGGTTCAGGCTGAATGTCTTTCCCATTATCATACCGCCGCTCCGGCAGCGCAAAGAAGACATTCCGCTCCTGGCGCGCTATTTTGTGCGGGCAAAGGCCATGGAATTGGGTTTTGCCCTCATGCCCGCCATTGCCCCGGGAGCTATGGCGCGCCTGGTGAATTACGATTGGCCCGGCAACGTCCGCGAATTGGAAAACCTGATGGAGCGCGAGGTGATACTGCACCAGGGAGGGCAATTGATGTTCGATACGCTGCTGCCGGGGGGAAGAAAAAGCGAAAACGCGGTCCCCAAAGAGGTAAGCAACTCCCCCGCCCCCTTGAGGCTTGACGAAGCGATGGCCTTGCACCTCAGTGATGTCATGCGAGTGGCCAATGGCAGGATTCATGGACCTGGCGGTGCGGCTGAATTGCTTGGTATCAATCCGAGCACCTTGCGGTGGCGGCTGGATAAGCTCGGCATAAGGCACGGCCGCTCTAAAAAAGTATCTGAGCCGTTACCATGATAGGTCGTCTCAGGGGCAACCCCGCCATTCGCCGGAACATCGGGGTATTGGCTTTCCTCTTTTTCTTTTCATCCCCCTCCTGATGTCCTTCGCCCACGCGGCGGGGCGGGAGGCCCGGTTGGGGCCGCCACCGCGCTGCCGAACCGGGGCTCTGGTTCCTTCTCTTGCCATATCTGCTCCGGTGTGATATCAAGTACGTTACTTTTGGTAATTACAGTTAACGGTGTTAATGATGGGGCTGAAGGAACGGCGCATACAACACAAGGAACAGTTCCGGGCGGAGATCCTGGCCGCAGCGCGGGAACTCTTTTCCCAGGAGGGGTACTCCCAGTTCTCCATGCGCAAGCTGGCCGCCCGGATCGAGCATTCCCCGACCACGATCTACCTCTATTTCCGCGACAAGGACGATCTGCTCTTTTATATCTGTGAAGAACTCTATGCCGCTTTTCTCAAAGCTGTGGTCGAAATCAGGCAGGCCGAGCCCGACCCGGGCCAAGCGCTCCGCCTCATCCTCCATCAGTACATTCGGTTCGGCGTCTCCCATCCCGAGCAATACAAAACGGTATTCTTCACCAGCCCGGTCGTCTATGGCTCGCCGGACAGCTTTATGACCAGGGACACGGTCGCCTTACGCTCGTACCGGGCTTTTCTCGACCTCATCAGCGAGTGCATCCAGTGCGGTGTCCTGCGGAAAAACGACTGCAATACGCTCGCGATGGTGTTCTGGAGCGCTATGCACGGCTTGGTGACCAGCATCATCTTCACCAGGGACTTCCCCATGCCCGATACCGCGCTCATGGCCGACATCCTGATAGACGGGCTCTTGAAAGGGCACGCCGCATAATTTTTTGCCCATCTGGTTAACGCAGTTAATTACGGATAGCTGTGTTATTCAACGGAGAAACAGACATGATGCATAGCAAAACGAAAACGAAACTGAATGTCATAGAGGGGGGCAGGGGAGCCAAACAGGCGGAGGCGGGAGTATCCGCAAACACCTTCCTGCATGTCGAGTCGGTCTTGGAAAAGGCCGCGCACCAGCTCGCCGCATTGCAAAACGACGACGGGCACTGGGTGTTCGAACTGGAAGCGGATGTCACCATCCCCTCGGAATACATCATGCTGCAGCGGTTTCTCGGCCGCAGCGTCGACGAAAAAACCGCTTCCCGCCTCTCCTCCTATCTCCTCGACCGGCAACTGCCGGACGGCAGCTGGCCCTTGTACGCCGTGGACGGCAATGCCAACATCAGCGCTTCGGTAAAAGCCTACTTTGCCCT
This window encodes:
- a CDS encoding sigma 54-interacting transcriptional regulator, with product MANRDDFFREVTIRICSSLDIKTALRNAFDYLKLYFPLDTLSLTIHDVNISSIRRIANVAADNVDLPDEIIAIPKKLWKQVQAWKPTVPTIISSDRDDFFRILAPFIKLEGNSKILVPLLIEGKSLGSLILCARGEGRYNAKHVGLLATVATPFAIALANALSYEKLLKYRDRLIDDNHFLNKELSTRAGGQIIGEDSGLKNVLDMVQHVAPLNNTVLLLGETGTGKEVIANAIHFASPRKNGPFIKVNCGAIPGSLIDSELFGHEKGAFTGAVDERRGRFERADGGTIFLDEIAELPPPAQVRLLRVLQNREIERVGGNKSIPVDIRVIAATHRNLGNMVSENRFREDLWFRLNVFPIIIPPLRQRKEDIPLLARYFVRAKAMELGFALMPAIAPGAMARLVNYDWPGNVRELENLMEREVILHQGGQLMFDTLLPGGRKSENAVPKEVSNSPAPLRLDEAMALHLSDVMRVANGRIHGPGGAAELLGINPSTLRWRLDKLGIRHGRSKKVSEPLP
- a CDS encoding TetR/AcrR family transcriptional regulator, which gives rise to MMGLKERRIQHKEQFRAEILAAARELFSQEGYSQFSMRKLAARIEHSPTTIYLYFRDKDDLLFYICEELYAAFLKAVVEIRQAEPDPGQALRLILHQYIRFGVSHPEQYKTVFFTSPVVYGSPDSFMTRDTVALRSYRAFLDLISECIQCGVLRKNDCNTLAMVFWSAMHGLVTSIIFTRDFPMPDTALMADILIDGLLKGHAA